Below is a window of Plasmodium cynomolgi strain B DNA, scaffold: 0768, whole genome shotgun sequence DNA.
GTTAATTCATTTAGGGCTATAAAATGCCTCTCCTTCtacgtgtatgtatatatgtatatatatatttatatatattcatttattatgcatatttttgttacgtAATTAGAACTATTTATAAGCGTGcaagaataaatataatatgtgaaccctgaaccctgaacatgatttcgtttttattatattcttcTTGCTTCCCCGTGTTGGTTTTCAATTGGTTGTCGCTCgaaagcttttttttcaagtctTCATTCTGTTTATCCACATTTCCAGAACTGTTATTATCAGCATGTTTAAATGGAAAtggatttttcttctgtCCTTCGGTAGTATTATTAGCTCGGgatccttttaaaaatgaaggaatgTCTTGATATAATATCCTCGAATGTCTATTCTTT
It encodes the following:
- a CDS encoding phist protein (Pf-fam-b;~putative), with the protein product KEIKLNSNKFATHIFFKSFFSALVLSLYYLLLQNINTSTGNKYPHSHLKNRHSRILYQDIPSFLKGSRANNTTEGQKKNPFPFKHADNNSSGNVDKQNEDLKKKLSSDNQLKTNTGKQEEYNKNEIMFRVQGSHIIFILARL